Sequence from the Helianthus annuus cultivar XRQ/B chromosome 13, HanXRQr2.0-SUNRISE, whole genome shotgun sequence genome:
aaacaatcagatgtataatgtttcctaaaatttctcctaatTCAAAATTTGATTCATCCCTATAAAAACTCAtcgcaagttttttttttttggcagttatctttgAAAACAATTAAATGATAAGAAAGttaaattactaatatacccttttgaattaattaggataaaggacacttgtcactcccaaattatttctcacacttcttacaaaagtcccactttgtacaggatcctctacctataacAATATTCATACACTTTCACTTTCCATTTCGTAATCCTTCGCATTTAGGCATTTCCGTCTGAGTATCCACTCCCTTGTGAGACTTCAACATGCTACCTGTATTATTCTACATTCTCAAGATACACTGTCATTAACGTCAATACTCAATCGTATTGAAGACATACGAGCATACGAACTTACCTACTGGCATACAGATGTACATACACACTTGCATGCATACATAAAACGAATCATAACTACTCATGTGTATACCCTCACTCACACGTACATATGCTTACATAAATACATAAATACATTCATCCATACCTATTAACTCGTACATACCACTTACCTAATTCCCCATGAATTACTGTCGTATCATAAATGCAAAACTTGGTATTCATACCCACTCTTATACCTGCTTATTTATTTGTTAATCGTATTGGAACAAGGTTAAATCTTTACATGCATATCCAATACTTAGTTCATTACCCCGCATACTCGCTCCCACACCCCTACTTTACTCTCCCATCATAAACGCAATTAAAGTGTCATTTGGGTATGTTTCGGGTCTTAAGAAAGAGTTCCATACTCACCCGTAACTTGCATAACCGTTTGGTAGGGTTGAGGAACATTATAAATGCTTAAcgaggcttggaatgggttcaTGGGATACGAAATCGAAGGAAAAACAAGGAACTTCATAAACTACACATTTGCATCAgccctccaccgtaagctacggtggctaccgtagcttacggtggcccccaaAACCCTACGACAGCTTtaaactgccttacggcagaaataaGGTTCCAgctcccaccgtagcttacggtggcaccCTAAGTTACGGTGGTGCCCAGATCAGCACCCCATTTTCACACTAAAATTCGCATAACTCgctcgttttgcatccgtttcacttgaaacttgttcctaAACATCCGTAAAACAATTCCTTACGTATTAGCCTAAGAACCCTTGCCCGGGTCCTTAATCATTACATATTTTTATTACCAATTCCTCACTCAtacttatttattcgacccgtttggtcccacAAACTATCTTCGACTATCTAGATCATTACTTATCTTAATACCTTCATTTATTGTATACCATACATAATTTCCCTTCcttcaaaaacaataaaattctTATGTATACTACGAAGTGAGTCGGGagtcacttaccttaagcgttagTGTTCATGACTGCTTCCTCGCCTCCGCTTGACCCGTTAGTCTTCCATTCTTTGGTCCATGCTAGTGAAAACTCCTACCCATTCATgccatcatattcaaaacatTGTTATTACATATATTCATCAACACTAGCATTCAATTACAACCCAAACGGTTGCTTGACTTTCGTTAAATAACTATTAGCATGCATAAGACTCGCATTAGCAATTTTACTTATTCTAATCCATGCTAATTTCATTCACCATCATGTATAGCACATTAAATAATTTAACTTGTATCCCGTGATCTCTCTACCCTTGTAAGTGCATCCAAAGACCTAGTCGTGCTATTCATACattgttgactttcagaaagtcaaccatCTTACTTACATACTTTTATCATATGATCATATACTCATCTAAACCTAGTCGACCATACCAATGATACCATTTACATTTCATAATCATGGTGTAggacacacacacatacataagTACATGATCAACAAATTACATATATGCACACGTATCGTCAACTCAACACATACTAACATAATCATGATTCTATAGTTGGTAACCATATTCAAAGCTAGAATTTGACATAATCTCGACATTGTTCTTTACTAGTAAGTCCACAAACTAACCATTTAGTGCATATCCATATCCAAAATCACCATTTAGTCACTAGTCCAACACATGATATGCACCTCATCATTCAAGCATAGAGTGCAACTCCTAATGCATAATTCAACCCAAATCATACCATCAACTATCCCATCTTACTAAATCCTTCTTCAATGTATCTTCTCATGTTTAATTGTCATCAATCATGTTATTATCAAACTCTACACATGTTCATCCATTATTTAACGTTTAATTTCACATGCTAGCTTatactaggcatttcatcaaacgtGTGCGTACACCttttaatgcacaatgtacaactaatttatgCATATTCTCCTAATCTCATACATAGTTCATCCAATCCTCTTACTAATTAGTATTTATCATTCATACATAACATCAAGGATATCAACACCATATTTCTTTCAATTCATTTAACAAGAATTCATCATACCCACATAGTAAAATCAACATGCAACAAGAATTAGACATGGATGATGATTCAACTCATCATTCTCACCATAACTAATGGGTTTCACCTTTAAACGTCAAATTAACCTAAATAatgcataacccatgttctatattATGATTCTAACATATCCTCATGCTTAAATTTCATTCCAATTCCCgatttacaacataacccacttcgtggaTAATCACCAAACTAgaatttaagacataccttatgatcccctcgtaTAGGTGATCACAAATTCGTGTTCGGTTCTGGATTTGAGCttcgtttacccttccaatttgatggattagatgaagttagggttttggctTCATGAGAGTTTCTGCTCTCTCTAGAACACacgatcgtgtgtgtgtgtttgtgagtgacattttttttattaattcaaCTTTCAATTTAACCCATTTTAgcccctcaagttgtcattaaTTATAAATGGGCATAACTTTCATTCCTTTAATTGTTTTTGCCATTTTGTTAACTTGGTTAAATAACCTAGTCATTCATTTCTTGATGTACCATACGAGAACGTTTAACGATTATAAACATTCggattttggggtgttacaaaccACAACTATAACCGAGTTTCGATTATGGAAGATTAACCATAATCATAAATGACGGTTGGTTACGGGTCGTTTTGATTAAGTTTGGTCAATGTTTCGGTTGTTGTGTTCCAAGCTTGGTTATGTAGGTTCCAATCTCGGTTATGGTTAATCTCAGCTAACGAAGTTAcattaaccataaccataacctaATGGTCGGTTAATCAAATTCACTTAACTATAACCGATCGGTTTTGTTGATTATGTTTAATATCACGATTCGTTTTTCAGTTATGGTTAGTTTTTTTGCTCACCTCTAAACACACTAGACAACTTCCACATAGGTCGTGGACAAAAGTGAAACTAGGTTCATAAGGAGTATCAAACCGCAAATATTACCAACACATTTTATGCACGATTCTTATGGGTAAGAGGAGAACTCTACACTTAGGTTTGCTTGAGCAGGAGTGCACAAGATCGATGTTACGttcgttttttgttttttttaacaaaaaatgtaatttCTACTATATTACACAAATAATCCTACATTATTTCCCTTTCTCCATCTTTAAACCTGAAACTTCTTCGTTAAGAAGCATATGCATCTACTAAGTAGGATAGTCGCATGTTAGCCAGATGTTGCATTCTTTTCCTGTCTCTTTTTTTTCGGACGATAAATTTGGATTACTGACAGACCACTGGAGTATAATCGTGACACCatcggaaccacccgatcatatccatctccactaggcataatgcatCTAATTTAGGAGTAAGCttaataaatatgggaaaaaaaCCCATTGTGGAAATCAAATCCCAGGATCTATTGGTCTCAAAGTCTTAGCTCATCCCCAAAATGTCACAAGGTTATAGAGTAACGGGCTCTCTCTTTTTGCTATaattaaatgccattttagtccctgtggtttaggtcattttgtcagtttagtccaaaggtttaatttttcgcatgtgggtccaaaaaggtttcaccgttttCATTTTAGTCCGccggttaacttcatccattatttatgttaacgagaaagcaaattcggtcattttatatggccgaattgcccttctagttcacagaattacatataaaatgactgaatgcCCTTAtcgttaacataaaaaatggatgaagttaacctagtggactaaagtggcaacgatgaaacatttttggactcacatgcgaaaaatgaaatatttggactaaactggcaaagtTATCCGAACCGCAGGTACTAAAACaaaatttaactctttttttaacGGCAAGGTGTCACAATTTTTTAACGACGTGCCTCTCTTCGACCAGACGTGAGTGTCTTAACCGTGCCCCAGCTGGCATCAGAGAGTGACCGACGTCCAGGAAAAAACCCCACAGATACCTCACCCTCACTAGAGTTTGACGAGTCAAGAGCCACCACAGAGGGGAATAAACCGTCTCAAATGAAATCAAACTTGGGTATCATAGGTAAAACCCAAATGCACGAGTTTGActaaaatcattccttttaactaTAGAaactattattaatatttttttctttttttaaacggtTAATACTTTTTCCTTGCCGATTTGCTTCAATACCTACGAGTTGAAACGAAACTTAACCCACGCAGCCGCCACCACTCTTCAATCTCTGCCGCTCTTCACTCCAAGGTACTATTCTTCATCATCACCCATACATATCCCCTGTTTTTCATACTAATTTGAACACCCATTATCCCAAAACCAGTACTTATAATTCTCATCAAACAAACAACAGAAGAAGAAGATGGTGAGACCATATGCAGTTAAAGGCCACAAGAGgaagaaaaacaaaaaagaaatatatgataaagaagaagatgaacaagAAAATGTTGAACAAGAATCAGAAGAAGAAGAGGGTGTGCAGAAGAAATTGAAGAGTGGAGTTACAGAATCAGATGAAGAAAAAGCAGAAGAAGCTGCACAAGAACTTGTGGGGATTCCTGTTAGTTTGAATGAGAAACAGGGGAATGATAAGAATACTCCTTCTGTTGTTTTTGTTCTTGAAAAGGCTTCTTTGGAAGTTGCTAAAGTGGGAAAGGTTagatttttgtgttttttattttatttgaagttTGGTGCTTTATGCTTGATCATGATGTGATTGATGTGGtttgataaaattgaaaaaaaatggtAAATGAAGTTGCTAGATTAGTTTTTTTAATGAATCTATATATGTAgaactagggctgcaaacgaaccgaatgaAACCTTgttttgtgttcgtttgttaacaaatatatgtgttcacggaCTGTTcgtgaacacttaccgaacgagattttatgttcgtgtttgtaTGTTAAGAAAATGgatgtgttcgtgttcgtttgttaattttaagCAACGAACGAAAACAACGTTCAtaaacacaaatgaacacaaactaattttcatgaacacaaatggaaacacaCGAACACAAACGAGCGTTTATgaaaacaaaatatattatacactgagactgtggggtatggtggggcgggggtttggggcatgggttgacacgtgtaATTTCAAAACTCAATTCTCAAACCCACTTTGGATGGGGGGTATggcggggcttgggttggggcttggcttggcagtttattaaaaaaagaCACATGGCCACCAAGCGAATAGGAGCCCGCCACATAGGACCACTAGCCCGCCCCAAGCCCGGCTTAAAACTCCCGCCCCAAGGGGCCacaccccaacccaagccccataccccatagtctgaCACttgttaaatattttatttgtcggaattttgaagtatttaaataaaatataaaaactaaaaacatcagtgaactatcaaaCATAAACGGacatgttaccgaacgttcacgaatataaatgaacgaacacgacctctattcatgttcgttcatttaactaaacgaacgaaatttcttgttcgtgttcgtttgttctttataaacgaacgaacttcCCGTCGAACCGTTCGCTGAGCGTTTGGTTCGTTTGAAGCCCTATGTAGAACCCATTTCTCTTTTTGCTGAACTTGGACAATGGATCCTATTATGATGGTAGCTTCTTGTAGTTCAACATTTTTTGTGGTTATTTTATAAAGCCATTTATTGATgcattttatatttttgtttgttCAGAGTTATCAATTATTGAATTCAGAGGATCACGCCAATTTTCTGAAGAAAAATAACCGAAACCCTGCAGAGTACCGGCCCGACATTTCTCATCAGGCAATATTAAACATCTTAGATAGCCCACTGAATAAAGCTGGTAAACTAAAAGCTTTGTATGTGAGAACCGAAAAAGGTGTACTTATCGAAATCAAACCTCATGTTCGTATTCCAAGGACGTTTAAACGTTTTGCTGGAATCATGTGTAAGTTCAATGGGTGTAACTTTAAAGAATTTAACCTAAGTAAACGTTTATGACCTGTTTGACTTTATTaactttgactgtttgactttcttGATACCAACAGTGCAGCTACTTCAAAAACTGAGTATTTCGGCTGTTGGAAAACGGGAAAAGCTTTTGCGTGTGATTAAGAATCCTGTAACTCAGTATCTCCCGGTCAATTCtcgcaaaataggtttgtaattttGTTTCAAATCTCAATCCTTTTGGTTGATTTAATATTACTCTCACCGTTCCGTTATAATCTGTAATGTTGATTTTAAATGGTTTACATAAAACACTCGATTTTATCAAATATCTATGAATTATAGCAGTCTCTGCATAGCTTTTCACAAGAActtttttattttacatttttaCTTATTATTACAATGCGAAAAAAAATATATCTAATGTCGTTTTGCGGAGCAGGGTTTTCGCATAGTTCAGAAAAGTTGGTTGATATGCATGATTATGTGGCCACGGTGGACAACGATGCAACTCTTGTTTTTGTGGTATGTAATTATTGTCACAAGCAGTATAGGATTAAtttattttagagttaaatgccattttagtccctgtggtttgggtcattttgccagtttagtccaaaggtttcatttttcgcctgtgggtccaaaaaggtttcatcgttgccattttagtccactgggttaacttcatccattagttttgttaacgagaaaggtAATTCGgtgattttatatgtaattttgttaactagaagaaGAATTCGGCCATATAAATGACCGAATTgaccttctcgttaacaaaaataatggatgaagttaacccagtggactaaaatggcaacggtgaaacctttttcgACCCACAGGAGAAAAATGGAATCtgtggactaaactggcaaaatggcc
This genomic interval carries:
- the LOC110899425 gene encoding ribosomal RNA small subunit methyltransferase nep-1, whose amino-acid sequence is MVRPYAVKGHKRKKNKKEIYDKEEDEQENVEQESEEEEGVQKKLKSGVTESDEEKAEEAAQELVGIPVSLNEKQGNDKNTPSVVFVLEKASLEVAKVGKSYQLLNSEDHANFLKKNNRNPAEYRPDISHQAILNILDSPLNKAGKLKALYVRTEKGVLIEIKPHVRIPRTFKRFAGIMLQLLQKLSISAVGKREKLLRVIKNPVTQYLPVNSRKIGFSHSSEKLVDMHDYVATVDNDATLVFVVGAMAHGKIECDYIEDFISISGYPLSAAYCITRITNALERKHGIV